From the Excalfactoria chinensis isolate bCotChi1 chromosome 1, bCotChi1.hap2, whole genome shotgun sequence genome, one window contains:
- the KMT2E gene encoding inactive histone-lysine N-methyltransferase 2E isoform X2: MSIVIPLGVDTADTSYLEMAAGSEPESVEASPVVVEKSNSYPHQLYTSSSHSHSYIGLPYADHNYGARPPPTPPASPPPSVVISKNEVGIFTTPNFDETSSATTISTSEDGSYGTDITRCICGFTHDDGYMICCDKCSVWQHIDCMGIDRQHIPDIYLCERCQPRNLDKERAVLLQRRKRENMSDGDTSATESGDEVPVELYTAFQHTPTTFTIASPRVTKVNDKKRKKSGEKEQNIAKCKKAFREGSRKSSRVKGSAPEIDPTDSSNFGWETKIKAWMDRYEEANNNQYSEGVQREAQKIALRLGNGNDKKEVSTSNLIFKPPVESYVQKNKKILKAAKDLPPDALIIEYRGKFMLREQFEANGYFFKRPYPFVLFYSKFHGLEMCVDARTFGNEARFIRRSCTPNAEVRHVIEDGTIHLYIYSIHNIPKGAEITIAFDFDYGNCKYKVDCACLKENPECPVLRRSEPTENINTGYETRRKKGKKEKDVSREKETQNQNITLDCEGAATKMKIADNKQRKLSPLRLSISNNQTREERKMEAILQAFARLEKREKRREQALERISTAKTEVKSECKEPQILNDTEFIQEPAKEEAVTKPTPAKVNRAKQRKSFSRSRTHIGQQRRRHRTVSMCSDIQPSSPDVEVTSQHNETENAALVAEPETETVVTEMVTETEAPALNKCPTKYPKTKKHLVNEWLSEKSDKTGKPTDTVSERPLRITTDPEVLATQLNSLPGLTYSPHVYSTPKHYIRFTSPFLSEKRRKKEPVENMTGSCKKRWLKQALEEENSTVIDRFNSPSLEGSRSPAINGENKSPLLLNDSCSLTDLTTPLKKRRLYQLLESAFSETSTPTPSPYATPTHADAAASEPLMFATPPRVKTEDEACRNGYKPIYSPVTPVTPCIHGNTMHFENISSPDSSPEIKRRAYSQEGYDRASILALNSFRNSNLTEMGLQEIKTIGYSSPRNRTDVTRQCTGEMESVSELQLGLEVIEQSTLHKNLEAPTHDRTDSSSQLETAHCGRGTIYSSWVKSPDRTGVNFSMNSNLRDLTPSHQLEVGGGFRISESKCLIQDDARGMFMEASVFCTSEDGIASGFGRTVNNDNLMDGNCTPQNPPQKKKVSLLEYRKRQREARKSGSKTENFPLVTVSPHAAGGGNISSNSGANDGFNNSGENGEQTDSAASLPVPLPTAVYNAAPEDVGNNSATKEASSSEKNEPEVQWTASTSVEQVRERSYHRALLLSDHRKDKDCEPDAENPEPTSECPSPDTSQKTCRSPSKASKPSSPSPVVSAPSLGKTPTKADSHWDAAANAPEAEGVNHPKSELQQKQLTNNVQALSKTHPSQSHLRSSAEQLSHSQKLPSAPLKLHCPPSPHVENPPKPSTPHAPVQHGYLSPKPHSQQLGSPYRPHHPQSPQVGTPQRETHRGFYPAAPALQPSNQQQASGPLFAQTASGQSSASYSQFNQQNLNSNAPPPPPPPPPSSTYYQNQQPSGNFQSYSQLKGSIPQQTVFSSGPNQALPGSAGQQAVPGHHVTAGHFLPSQTPSIHHQASASAAPPPPPPPPAPGPHLVQQQSTHQQHSVAHVVGPVHAVAVAPGSHIHSQAAGHHLPPPPPPPGPIPHHQPPHPPAGHQGLQAQHQHVVNSAPPPPPPPPSNVIGSGHHPASAQGLHHPSHQGPPHFPSGAHTGVSSYSSQAPHHTTLGPGPQHQPAGTGPHCPLPGQGPHIQPQGPNSIATPTASGFCPHPGSVTLPHAVQGPQQASPVPGQIPIHRAQVPPTFQNNYHGSGWH; this comes from the exons gAACTTGGATAAGGAAAGGGCAGTGCTATTGCAGcggaggaaaagggaaaatatgtCAG ATGGGGATACCAGCGCAacagagagtggtgatgaaGTTCCTGTGGAACTGTATACTGCTTTTCAGCATACACCAACTACATTTACAATAGCTTCTCCAAGAGTTACAAAGGTCAACgataagaagaggaaaaaaagtggggAGAAAGAGCAGAACATAGCAAAATGTAAAAAA GCATTTCGAGAAGGATCCAGAAAATCTTCAAGAGTAAAG GGCTCAGCTCCAGAGATTGATCCTACTGACAGTTCAAACTTTGGATGGGAAACTAAAATCAAAGCATGGATGGATCGTTACGAAGAAGCGAATAATAACCAGTACAGTGAGGGTGTTCAGAGGGAGGCACAAAAAATAGCTTTGAGATTAGGCAATGGAAATGACAAGAAAGAAGTCAGCACCAGCAATCTGATTTTCAAACCTCCAGTAGAG AGTTACGtgcaaaaaaacaagaaaattttaaaagctgCCAAAGACTTGCCTCCTGACGCACTTATTATTGAATACAGAGGAAAGTTCATGCTGAGAGAACAATTTGAAGCTAATGGATATTTCTTTAAAAG GCCATAcccatttgttttattttattccaagTTTCACGGGTTAGAAATGTGTGTTGATGCAAGGACTTTTGGAAATGAAGCTCGATTCATCCGGCGTTCATGTACCCCAAATGCAGAG GTGAGGCATGTAATTGAAGATGGAACGATTCATCTTTACATTTACTCCATCCATAACATTCCAAAAGGAGCAGAGATTACTATAGCATTTGATTTTGATTATGGAAATTG TAAATACAAAGTGGACTGTGCTTGCCTCAAAGAAAACCCCGAATGTCCAGTTCTCAGACGTTCTGAGCCTACAGAAAACATCAACACTGGATAtgaaaccagaaggaaaaagggaaagaaagagaaagatgtttcaagagaaaaggagactcaAAATCAGAACATCACATTGGACTGTGAAGGAGCAGCCACCAAAATGAAAATCGCAGATAATAAACAGAGGAAGCTCTCTCCCCTCAGGCTGTCCATTTCCAATAACCAG ACAAGAGAAGAACGGAAAATGGAAGCTATCTTGCAAGCTTTTGCCAGActagaaaaaagagaaaaaagaagagaacagGCTTTGGAAAGGATCAGCACAGCAAAAACTGAGGTTAAATCAGAATGCAAGGAACCACAGATTCTCAATGACACTGAATTTATTCAG GAACcagcaaaggaagaagctgTCACTAAGCCTACTCCAGCCAAGGTTAATAGAGctaaacagagaaaaagcttCTCTCGAAGCAGAACTCATATTGGACAACAGCGTAGACGGCACAGAACTGTGAGCATGTGTTCAGATATTCAGCCATCTTCTCCTGATGTGGAAGTAACGTCACAACATAATGAAACTGAGAATGCTGCACTGGTGGCTGAGCCAGAAACAGAAACTGTTGTTACTGAAATGGTTACCGAAACAGAAGCTCCAGCACTTAATAAATGTCCCACTAAGTATCCTAAAACGAAGAAG CACTTGGTAAATGAATGGTTAAGTGAAAAGAGTGATAAGACGGGGAAGCCTACAGACACTGTTTCAGAAAGGCCTCTGCGTATAACCACCGACCCTGAAGTTCTGGCTACTCAACTGAATTCTCTACCAGGTCTCACTTACAGCCCACATGTGTACTCTACTCCGAAGCACTATATTCGTTTCACTTCACCATTCCTttcagagaagaggaggaaaaaagaacctGTGGAAAACATGACTGGCTCTTGTAAGAAG CGTTGGTTGAAGCAggctttggaagaagaaaactcaACAGTGATTGATAGATTTAATTCCCCGTCGCTGGAGGGATCTAGAAGTCCAGCCATCAACGGTGAAAATAAAAGCCCTTTATTACTGAATGACAGCTGTTCCTTAACAG ATCTAACAACACCTCTAAAAAAACGAAGACTGTACCAGCTGTTGGAGTCTGCATTCTCAGAAACCTCTACACCTACTCCTTCTCCATATGCCACACCAACTCATGCTGATGCTGCTGCCTCAGAGCCATTGATGTTTGCTACTCCTCCGAGGGTAAAAACAGAGGATGAAGCTTGTAGAAATGGTTACAAACCCATTTATTCACCAGTTACTCCTGTAACTCCATGCATACATGGAAATACCATGCACTTTGAG AATATTTCCTCACCTGACAGTTCCCCAGAAATAAAAAGGCGAGCTTACAGTCAAGAG GGATATGACAGAGCATCAATTCTAGCACTGAATTCTTTCAGAAATTCCAACCTGACAGAAATGGGCCTGCAGGAAATAAAGACTATTGGATATTCCAGTCCAAGAAATAGAACTGATGTGACAAGGCAGTGCACAGGAGAAATGGAATCTGTGTCAGAACTCCAGCTGGGACTCGAAGTAATTGAGCAAAGCACACTGCATAAAAACCTGGAAGCCCCTACACATGATAGGACTGACTCAAGCAGCCAATTAGAAACTGCTCATTGTGGACGGGGCACAATTTATTCTTCCTGGGTAAAAAGTCCCGACAGGACAGGTGTAAATTTCTCAATGAATTCTAATTTGAGGGACTTGACCCCTTCACATCAGTTGGAGGTAGGAGGTGGATTCAGAATAAGTGAGTCAAAGTGCCTGATTCAAGACGATGCTAGAGGCATGTTCATGGAAGCATCTGTTTTTTGTACTTCAGAAGATGGAATTGCATCTGGCTTTGGAAGGACTGTCAATAATGACAACTTGATGGATGGGAATTGCACACCCCAGAATCctccacagaagaaaaag GTATCCTTGCTAGAATACCGTAAGAGACAACGAGAAGCTAGAAAAAGTGGCTCAAAGACGGAAAACTTTCCCCTCGTTACTGTGTCTCCTCATGCTGCTGGTGGAGGAAACATAAGTAGTAACAGTGGTGCTAATGATGGGTTTAACAACAGTGGTGAAAACGGGGAGCAAACTGATAGCGCTGCAAGCCTGCCTGTACCACTGCCAACTGCTGTTTATAATGCAGCTCCAGAAGACGTGGGCAACAACAGTGCAACCAAGGAAGCTTCTTCCAGTGAGAAGAACGAGCCTGAGGTTCAGTG GACTGCATCAACCTCTGTGGAACAAGTGAGAGAACGAAGTTATCATAGAGCTTTGCTTCTCAGTGATCATAGGAAAGACAAGGACTGTG AACCTGATGCTGAAAATCCGGAGCCTACTTCTGAGTGTCCATCCCCAGATACTTCACAGAAGACGTGCAGGAGTCCTTCAAAAGCAAGCAAG CCCTCTTCGCCGAGTCCTGTAGTTTCAGCACCATCGCTGGGAAAAACACCCACGAAGGCAGATTCACACTGGGACGCTGCAGCGAATGCACCAGAGGCCGAAGGTGTGAATCATCCGAAATCAGAACTGCAGCAAAAACAGCTGACAAATAACGTCCAAGCACTTTCAAAGACTCATCCATCTCAATCACATCTGCGCAGTTCTGCTGAGCAACTTTCACATTCACAGAAGTTGCCTTCTGCACCTTTGAAGCTCCACTGTCCCCCTTCACCTCACGTAGAAAACCCCCCGAAGCCATCGACGCCCCACGCGCCCGTGCAGCACGGTTATCTCTCACCAAAGCCTCACTCGCAGCAGTTGGGATCTCCATACAGACCTCATCATCCACAGTCACCTCAAGTCGGAACGCCCCAGAGGGAAACGCACCGTGGTTTCTATCCTGCAGCGCCAGCCCTTCAACCCAGTAATCAGCAGCAGGCCAGTGGGCCGCTGTTCGCTCAGACAGCTTCAGGACAATCCTCGGCTTCTTACAGCCAGTTCAACCAACAGAATTTGAACAGCAATGCGCCACCTCCCCCGCCTCCTCCACCCCCTTCTTCCACCTACTATCAGAACCAGCAGCCCTCTGGAAACTTTCAGAGTTACAGTCAGCTGAAGGGTAGCATCCCCCAACAGACTGTGTTTTCATCTGGACCAAATCAAGCACTTCCTGGCTCTGCGGGTCAGCAGGCAGTGCCGGGACACCACGTAACTGCAGGGCATTTCTTGCCCTCTCAGACCCCCAGTATTCATCACCAGGCTTCAGcgtctgctgctcctcctcctccgccgccgcctcctgCTCCGGGCCCTCACCTGgttcagcagcagagcaccCATCAGCAGCATTCTGTAGCACACGTCGTCGGCCCGGTTCACGCTGTGGCAGTGGCTCCCGGATCTCACATTCACTCTCAAGCTGCCGGTCACCACCTGCCGCCCCCGCCTCCGCCGCCGGGCCCCATCCCCCACCACCAGCCTCCTCATCCTCCAGCCGGACACCAAGGTTTGCAAGCACAACACCAGCACGTTGTAAactctgctcctcctccccctccacctcccccaTCCAACGTTATAGGCTCGGGGCACCACCCGGCGTCGGCACAAGGGTTACACCACCCATCGCATCAAGGACCCCCCCATTTTCCCTCGGGCGCTCACACGGGCGTGTCCTCCTATTCCTCGCAAGCCCCCCACCACACGACGTTAGGACCCGGACCTCAACATCAGCCTGCTGGAACAGGGCCTCATTGTCCACTCCCCGGTCAGGGTCCCCACATCCAACCTCAAGGACCAAACAGTATTGCTACCCCCACCGCTTCAGGGTTCTGCCCGCACCCTGGCTCAGTAACGCTCCCGCACGCAGTGCAAGGACCGCAGCAGGCGTCACCGGTGCCCGGACAGATCCCCATTCACAGAGCACAGGTGCCGCCCACCTTTCAGAACAATTACCACGGTTCAGGGTGGCATTAA
- the KMT2E gene encoding inactive histone-lysine N-methyltransferase 2E isoform X1 — translation MSIVIPLGVDTADTSYLEMAAGSEPESVEASPVVVEKSNSYPHQLYTSSSHSHSYIGLPYADHNYGARPPPTPPASPPPSVVISKNEVGIFTTPNFDETSSATTISTSEDGSYGTDITRCICGFTHDDGYMICCDKCSVWQHIDCMGIDRQHIPDIYLCERCQPRNLDKERAVLLQRRKRENMSDGDTSATESGDEVPVELYTAFQHTPTTFTIASPRVTKVNDKKRKKSGEKEQNIAKCKKAFREGSRKSSRVKGSAPEIDPTDSSNFGWETKIKAWMDRYEEANNNQYSEGVQREAQKIALRLGNGNDKKEVSTSNLIFKPPVESYVQKNKKILKAAKDLPPDALIIEYRGKFMLREQFEANGYFFKRPYPFVLFYSKFHGLEMCVDARTFGNEARFIRRSCTPNAEVRHVIEDGTIHLYIYSIHNIPKGAEITIAFDFDYGNCKYKVDCACLKENPECPVLRRSEPTENINTGYETRRKKGKKEKDVSREKETQNQNITLDCEGAATKMKIADNKQRKLSPLRLSISNNQEPDFIDDIEEKTPISNEVEMESEEQIAERKRKMTREERKMEAILQAFARLEKREKRREQALERISTAKTEVKSECKEPQILNDTEFIQEPAKEEAVTKPTPAKVNRAKQRKSFSRSRTHIGQQRRRHRTVSMCSDIQPSSPDVEVTSQHNETENAALVAEPETETVVTEMVTETEAPALNKCPTKYPKTKKHLVNEWLSEKSDKTGKPTDTVSERPLRITTDPEVLATQLNSLPGLTYSPHVYSTPKHYIRFTSPFLSEKRRKKEPVENMTGSCKKRWLKQALEEENSTVIDRFNSPSLEGSRSPAINGENKSPLLLNDSCSLTDLTTPLKKRRLYQLLESAFSETSTPTPSPYATPTHADAAASEPLMFATPPRVKTEDEACRNGYKPIYSPVTPVTPCIHGNTMHFENISSPDSSPEIKRRAYSQEGYDRASILALNSFRNSNLTEMGLQEIKTIGYSSPRNRTDVTRQCTGEMESVSELQLGLEVIEQSTLHKNLEAPTHDRTDSSSQLETAHCGRGTIYSSWVKSPDRTGVNFSMNSNLRDLTPSHQLEVGGGFRISESKCLIQDDARGMFMEASVFCTSEDGIASGFGRTVNNDNLMDGNCTPQNPPQKKKVSLLEYRKRQREARKSGSKTENFPLVTVSPHAAGGGNISSNSGANDGFNNSGENGEQTDSAASLPVPLPTAVYNAAPEDVGNNSATKEASSSEKNEPEVQWTASTSVEQVRERSYHRALLLSDHRKDKDCEPDAENPEPTSECPSPDTSQKTCRSPSKASKPSSPSPVVSAPSLGKTPTKADSHWDAAANAPEAEGVNHPKSELQQKQLTNNVQALSKTHPSQSHLRSSAEQLSHSQKLPSAPLKLHCPPSPHVENPPKPSTPHAPVQHGYLSPKPHSQQLGSPYRPHHPQSPQVGTPQRETHRGFYPAAPALQPSNQQQASGPLFAQTASGQSSASYSQFNQQNLNSNAPPPPPPPPPSSTYYQNQQPSGNFQSYSQLKGSIPQQTVFSSGPNQALPGSAGQQAVPGHHVTAGHFLPSQTPSIHHQASASAAPPPPPPPPAPGPHLVQQQSTHQQHSVAHVVGPVHAVAVAPGSHIHSQAAGHHLPPPPPPPGPIPHHQPPHPPAGHQGLQAQHQHVVNSAPPPPPPPPSNVIGSGHHPASAQGLHHPSHQGPPHFPSGAHTGVSSYSSQAPHHTTLGPGPQHQPAGTGPHCPLPGQGPHIQPQGPNSIATPTASGFCPHPGSVTLPHAVQGPQQASPVPGQIPIHRAQVPPTFQNNYHGSGWH, via the exons gAACTTGGATAAGGAAAGGGCAGTGCTATTGCAGcggaggaaaagggaaaatatgtCAG ATGGGGATACCAGCGCAacagagagtggtgatgaaGTTCCTGTGGAACTGTATACTGCTTTTCAGCATACACCAACTACATTTACAATAGCTTCTCCAAGAGTTACAAAGGTCAACgataagaagaggaaaaaaagtggggAGAAAGAGCAGAACATAGCAAAATGTAAAAAA GCATTTCGAGAAGGATCCAGAAAATCTTCAAGAGTAAAG GGCTCAGCTCCAGAGATTGATCCTACTGACAGTTCAAACTTTGGATGGGAAACTAAAATCAAAGCATGGATGGATCGTTACGAAGAAGCGAATAATAACCAGTACAGTGAGGGTGTTCAGAGGGAGGCACAAAAAATAGCTTTGAGATTAGGCAATGGAAATGACAAGAAAGAAGTCAGCACCAGCAATCTGATTTTCAAACCTCCAGTAGAG AGTTACGtgcaaaaaaacaagaaaattttaaaagctgCCAAAGACTTGCCTCCTGACGCACTTATTATTGAATACAGAGGAAAGTTCATGCTGAGAGAACAATTTGAAGCTAATGGATATTTCTTTAAAAG GCCATAcccatttgttttattttattccaagTTTCACGGGTTAGAAATGTGTGTTGATGCAAGGACTTTTGGAAATGAAGCTCGATTCATCCGGCGTTCATGTACCCCAAATGCAGAG GTGAGGCATGTAATTGAAGATGGAACGATTCATCTTTACATTTACTCCATCCATAACATTCCAAAAGGAGCAGAGATTACTATAGCATTTGATTTTGATTATGGAAATTG TAAATACAAAGTGGACTGTGCTTGCCTCAAAGAAAACCCCGAATGTCCAGTTCTCAGACGTTCTGAGCCTACAGAAAACATCAACACTGGATAtgaaaccagaaggaaaaagggaaagaaagagaaagatgtttcaagagaaaaggagactcaAAATCAGAACATCACATTGGACTGTGAAGGAGCAGCCACCAAAATGAAAATCGCAGATAATAAACAGAGGAAGCTCTCTCCCCTCAGGCTGTCCATTTCCAATAACCAG GAGCCAGATTTTATTGATGATATAGAAGAAAAAACTCCCATTAGCAATGAAGTAGAAATGGAATCAGAGGAGCAgattgcagagaggaaaaggaagatg ACAAGAGAAGAACGGAAAATGGAAGCTATCTTGCAAGCTTTTGCCAGActagaaaaaagagaaaaaagaagagaacagGCTTTGGAAAGGATCAGCACAGCAAAAACTGAGGTTAAATCAGAATGCAAGGAACCACAGATTCTCAATGACACTGAATTTATTCAG GAACcagcaaaggaagaagctgTCACTAAGCCTACTCCAGCCAAGGTTAATAGAGctaaacagagaaaaagcttCTCTCGAAGCAGAACTCATATTGGACAACAGCGTAGACGGCACAGAACTGTGAGCATGTGTTCAGATATTCAGCCATCTTCTCCTGATGTGGAAGTAACGTCACAACATAATGAAACTGAGAATGCTGCACTGGTGGCTGAGCCAGAAACAGAAACTGTTGTTACTGAAATGGTTACCGAAACAGAAGCTCCAGCACTTAATAAATGTCCCACTAAGTATCCTAAAACGAAGAAG CACTTGGTAAATGAATGGTTAAGTGAAAAGAGTGATAAGACGGGGAAGCCTACAGACACTGTTTCAGAAAGGCCTCTGCGTATAACCACCGACCCTGAAGTTCTGGCTACTCAACTGAATTCTCTACCAGGTCTCACTTACAGCCCACATGTGTACTCTACTCCGAAGCACTATATTCGTTTCACTTCACCATTCCTttcagagaagaggaggaaaaaagaacctGTGGAAAACATGACTGGCTCTTGTAAGAAG CGTTGGTTGAAGCAggctttggaagaagaaaactcaACAGTGATTGATAGATTTAATTCCCCGTCGCTGGAGGGATCTAGAAGTCCAGCCATCAACGGTGAAAATAAAAGCCCTTTATTACTGAATGACAGCTGTTCCTTAACAG ATCTAACAACACCTCTAAAAAAACGAAGACTGTACCAGCTGTTGGAGTCTGCATTCTCAGAAACCTCTACACCTACTCCTTCTCCATATGCCACACCAACTCATGCTGATGCTGCTGCCTCAGAGCCATTGATGTTTGCTACTCCTCCGAGGGTAAAAACAGAGGATGAAGCTTGTAGAAATGGTTACAAACCCATTTATTCACCAGTTACTCCTGTAACTCCATGCATACATGGAAATACCATGCACTTTGAG AATATTTCCTCACCTGACAGTTCCCCAGAAATAAAAAGGCGAGCTTACAGTCAAGAG GGATATGACAGAGCATCAATTCTAGCACTGAATTCTTTCAGAAATTCCAACCTGACAGAAATGGGCCTGCAGGAAATAAAGACTATTGGATATTCCAGTCCAAGAAATAGAACTGATGTGACAAGGCAGTGCACAGGAGAAATGGAATCTGTGTCAGAACTCCAGCTGGGACTCGAAGTAATTGAGCAAAGCACACTGCATAAAAACCTGGAAGCCCCTACACATGATAGGACTGACTCAAGCAGCCAATTAGAAACTGCTCATTGTGGACGGGGCACAATTTATTCTTCCTGGGTAAAAAGTCCCGACAGGACAGGTGTAAATTTCTCAATGAATTCTAATTTGAGGGACTTGACCCCTTCACATCAGTTGGAGGTAGGAGGTGGATTCAGAATAAGTGAGTCAAAGTGCCTGATTCAAGACGATGCTAGAGGCATGTTCATGGAAGCATCTGTTTTTTGTACTTCAGAAGATGGAATTGCATCTGGCTTTGGAAGGACTGTCAATAATGACAACTTGATGGATGGGAATTGCACACCCCAGAATCctccacagaagaaaaag GTATCCTTGCTAGAATACCGTAAGAGACAACGAGAAGCTAGAAAAAGTGGCTCAAAGACGGAAAACTTTCCCCTCGTTACTGTGTCTCCTCATGCTGCTGGTGGAGGAAACATAAGTAGTAACAGTGGTGCTAATGATGGGTTTAACAACAGTGGTGAAAACGGGGAGCAAACTGATAGCGCTGCAAGCCTGCCTGTACCACTGCCAACTGCTGTTTATAATGCAGCTCCAGAAGACGTGGGCAACAACAGTGCAACCAAGGAAGCTTCTTCCAGTGAGAAGAACGAGCCTGAGGTTCAGTG GACTGCATCAACCTCTGTGGAACAAGTGAGAGAACGAAGTTATCATAGAGCTTTGCTTCTCAGTGATCATAGGAAAGACAAGGACTGTG AACCTGATGCTGAAAATCCGGAGCCTACTTCTGAGTGTCCATCCCCAGATACTTCACAGAAGACGTGCAGGAGTCCTTCAAAAGCAAGCAAG CCCTCTTCGCCGAGTCCTGTAGTTTCAGCACCATCGCTGGGAAAAACACCCACGAAGGCAGATTCACACTGGGACGCTGCAGCGAATGCACCAGAGGCCGAAGGTGTGAATCATCCGAAATCAGAACTGCAGCAAAAACAGCTGACAAATAACGTCCAAGCACTTTCAAAGACTCATCCATCTCAATCACATCTGCGCAGTTCTGCTGAGCAACTTTCACATTCACAGAAGTTGCCTTCTGCACCTTTGAAGCTCCACTGTCCCCCTTCACCTCACGTAGAAAACCCCCCGAAGCCATCGACGCCCCACGCGCCCGTGCAGCACGGTTATCTCTCACCAAAGCCTCACTCGCAGCAGTTGGGATCTCCATACAGACCTCATCATCCACAGTCACCTCAAGTCGGAACGCCCCAGAGGGAAACGCACCGTGGTTTCTATCCTGCAGCGCCAGCCCTTCAACCCAGTAATCAGCAGCAGGCCAGTGGGCCGCTGTTCGCTCAGACAGCTTCAGGACAATCCTCGGCTTCTTACAGCCAGTTCAACCAACAGAATTTGAACAGCAATGCGCCACCTCCCCCGCCTCCTCCACCCCCTTCTTCCACCTACTATCAGAACCAGCAGCCCTCTGGAAACTTTCAGAGTTACAGTCAGCTGAAGGGTAGCATCCCCCAACAGACTGTGTTTTCATCTGGACCAAATCAAGCACTTCCTGGCTCTGCGGGTCAGCAGGCAGTGCCGGGACACCACGTAACTGCAGGGCATTTCTTGCCCTCTCAGACCCCCAGTATTCATCACCAGGCTTCAGcgtctgctgctcctcctcctccgccgccgcctcctgCTCCGGGCCCTCACCTGgttcagcagcagagcaccCATCAGCAGCATTCTGTAGCACACGTCGTCGGCCCGGTTCACGCTGTGGCAGTGGCTCCCGGATCTCACATTCACTCTCAAGCTGCCGGTCACCACCTGCCGCCCCCGCCTCCGCCGCCGGGCCCCATCCCCCACCACCAGCCTCCTCATCCTCCAGCCGGACACCAAGGTTTGCAAGCACAACACCAGCACGTTGTAAactctgctcctcctccccctccacctcccccaTCCAACGTTATAGGCTCGGGGCACCACCCGGCGTCGGCACAAGGGTTACACCACCCATCGCATCAAGGACCCCCCCATTTTCCCTCGGGCGCTCACACGGGCGTGTCCTCCTATTCCTCGCAAGCCCCCCACCACACGACGTTAGGACCCGGACCTCAACATCAGCCTGCTGGAACAGGGCCTCATTGTCCACTCCCCGGTCAGGGTCCCCACATCCAACCTCAAGGACCAAACAGTATTGCTACCCCCACCGCTTCAGGGTTCTGCCCGCACCCTGGCTCAGTAACGCTCCCGCACGCAGTGCAAGGACCGCAGCAGGCGTCACCGGTGCCCGGACAGATCCCCATTCACAGAGCACAGGTGCCGCCCACCTTTCAGAACAATTACCACGGTTCAGGGTGGCATTAA